In the Paludisphaera rhizosphaerae genome, one interval contains:
- a CDS encoding metallophosphoesterase, protein MIDHEGWLLTPEGAAIRPEEATAVVADVHLGYEWARGAAGDCVPSHSLAETCEGLARVLSRANVRRLVVAGDLVESHRPCARTAADVGRLGAWLAAREVELVLAIGNHDRGLSSWEHAPRTVASFVVAGWTIQHGDRAVEGDLAVIGHFHPALRAGGLSTRCFVAGPRLLVLPAFSRDAAGLDVVSAARPKAWKGVDLRCLAAVDDSLLDFGPLDTLTERLTAAVRSH, encoded by the coding sequence GTGATCGATCACGAGGGCTGGCTCCTGACCCCCGAGGGGGCGGCGATCCGCCCCGAGGAGGCGACGGCCGTTGTGGCGGACGTCCACCTGGGCTACGAGTGGGCTCGCGGAGCCGCCGGCGACTGCGTCCCATCCCACTCGCTGGCCGAGACCTGCGAGGGGCTCGCGCGAGTTCTGAGCCGCGCGAACGTGCGCCGACTGGTCGTCGCCGGCGATCTCGTGGAGTCTCACCGCCCTTGCGCTCGAACGGCCGCCGACGTCGGCCGGCTGGGAGCCTGGCTGGCTGCGAGAGAGGTGGAACTGGTTCTCGCGATCGGCAACCACGATCGCGGCCTGTCGAGTTGGGAGCACGCGCCGAGGACCGTGGCCTCATTCGTCGTCGCAGGCTGGACGATCCAGCACGGCGACCGAGCCGTCGAGGGCGATCTCGCGGTGATCGGCCATTTTCACCCGGCCTTGCGAGCAGGAGGCTTGTCGACGCGCTGTTTCGTGGCGGGCCCGAGGCTTCTCGTCCTCCCCGCGTTCTCCCGCGATGCGGCGGGCCTCGACGTGGTATCGGCGGCGCGGCCGAAGGCCTGGAAGGGCGTCGATCTTCGATGTCTAGCTGCGGTTGACGACTCCTTGCTCGACTTCGGCCCTCTGGACACGCTGACGGAGCGACTCACGGCTGCTGTCCGCTCTCATTAA
- a CDS encoding sigma-70 family RNA polymerase sigma factor, protein MARIRRHRRDTVQSPLETYLREINEVGLLNADQEKDLAHRIAAGDDKAREHMVRANLRLVVNIARGYVGKGLALQDLIEEGNLGLLRAVEGFDPAVGTRFSTYASYWIKQSIKRALVNTAKPIRIPAYMVELLFKWRRTSAELQETLGRTPTVDEIAKTLKLPKKKLAIVKKAIKVYNLVPQTDQPENGWSLGEMLMDERTRAPDVEMVEADNLRLVMNRLDEMDKREATVLRMRFGLNDCPPKTLKEIGESLGLTRERVRQIENEALGKLSASLQAD, encoded by the coding sequence ATGGCCCGGATTCGACGACATCGCCGCGACACGGTGCAGAGCCCCCTGGAGACTTATCTCCGGGAGATCAACGAGGTCGGCCTGCTCAACGCGGACCAGGAAAAAGACCTCGCCCATCGGATCGCCGCCGGCGACGACAAGGCGCGCGAGCACATGGTGCGGGCGAATCTCCGCCTCGTGGTGAACATCGCCCGAGGGTACGTCGGCAAGGGGCTGGCGCTCCAGGATCTTATCGAGGAAGGGAACCTGGGTCTCTTGCGAGCCGTCGAGGGTTTCGATCCGGCGGTAGGGACGCGGTTCAGCACGTATGCCAGCTACTGGATCAAGCAATCGATTAAGCGGGCCCTCGTGAACACGGCCAAGCCGATCCGCATACCTGCCTATATGGTGGAGCTGCTCTTCAAGTGGCGTCGGACTTCGGCCGAGCTGCAAGAGACGCTGGGCCGAACGCCGACGGTCGACGAGATCGCCAAGACGTTGAAGCTCCCGAAGAAGAAGCTGGCGATCGTCAAGAAGGCCATCAAGGTTTACAACCTCGTCCCCCAGACCGACCAACCGGAGAACGGCTGGAGCCTGGGCGAAATGCTGATGGACGAACGTACCCGCGCCCCAGACGTGGAGATGGTCGAAGCCGACAACCTCCGTCTGGTCATGAACCGACTGGACGAGATGGACAAGCGCGAGGCCACGGTGCTCCGGATGCGGTTCGGCCTCAACGACTGTCCGCCGAAGACGCTCAAGGAAATCGGCGAGTCGCTCGGGCTGACGAGGGAGCGCGTCCGGCAGATCGAGAACGAGGCGCTTGGCAAGTTGTCGGCGTCGCTCCAGGCCGACTGA
- a CDS encoding PEP-CTERM sorting domain-containing protein translates to MHRMRNQFRRRLFPLFLLALGSFGVPLRAELIRPHGFRAYPNIAGELAGEQTYRYDERLQRGVFRVTNAPHVIALGPSQGAMVDVLPDVDGTLNETLQITLDSRGRLIHQPGDGFELWGSVTIGGKIYKGLLLTARPTAFGAQARGGAAGVFDLSLKVTGGELEGVFGPEAYFRITPQGDSTFQGDFGESFAGGRPQTSLRATRGEANPVPVPEPTFLVFLGTCGGGLLIRRGIRRRRARRRQAALAASVSRPGATPTTCQAPRSRSAGRAPSSARATRRFP, encoded by the coding sequence ATGCACCGGATGCGCAACCAGTTCCGTCGACGGCTCTTCCCCTTGTTCCTGCTCGCGCTGGGAAGCTTTGGTGTTCCCCTCCGCGCCGAGCTGATCCGCCCCCACGGCTTCCGCGCTTACCCCAACATCGCCGGAGAGCTTGCCGGCGAGCAGACGTACCGCTACGACGAGCGTCTGCAACGAGGGGTGTTCCGGGTCACGAACGCCCCCCACGTCATCGCCCTGGGACCCAGCCAGGGGGCGATGGTCGACGTCCTCCCCGACGTGGACGGGACGCTCAACGAGACCTTGCAGATCACACTGGACAGCCGGGGGAGGCTGATCCATCAGCCGGGAGACGGCTTCGAACTTTGGGGGTCGGTGACGATCGGCGGCAAGATCTACAAGGGTCTATTGCTCACTGCCCGACCGACAGCCTTCGGCGCCCAGGCGAGAGGTGGGGCGGCCGGCGTCTTCGACCTGAGCCTGAAGGTCACTGGCGGCGAGTTGGAAGGGGTCTTCGGCCCCGAAGCCTATTTCCGAATCACCCCCCAGGGCGATAGCACCTTTCAGGGGGACTTCGGCGAGAGCTTCGCCGGGGGGCGGCCGCAGACGAGCCTGCGGGCCACCCGGGGCGAGGCCAATCCGGTCCCCGTCCCCGAGCCCACGTTCCTCGTCTTTCTGGGGACCTGCGGGGGAGGCCTGCTCATCCGTCGCGGGATTCGCCGGAGGCGGGCCCGGAGGCGGCAGGCGGCGCTCGCGGCGTCGGTCAGTCGGCCTGGAGCGACGCCGACAACTTGCCAAGCGCCTCGTTCTCGATCTGCCGGACGCGCTCCCTCGTCAGCCCGAGCGACTCGCCGATTTCCTTGA